GGAGATAAGTGCTACCCGGCAGgaggctgcaccccaaccccctcccagaaccagcacCCTGtaccaccctgcaccccaacactctgccccagcccagagccccctcctgtaccccaactccctcccagagcttgcacccctcacccccctgcaccccaaccccctgccccctcccagaaccagcatcgtgtaccaccctgcaccccaacactctgccccagcccagagccccctcctgtaccccaactccctcccagagcttgcacccctcacccctcctgcaccccaaccccctgccccaggctcagcccagagccccctctcacactgcAAACCCCGCAGCTGcagctcagagcccgcacccccctcccaaacccctacTCCAACCCGGtgacagtgagtgagggtggggggagagcaagtgatgggggggaggggagtgagtggGATGGGGCTTTGCGGAAGtgggggtagatcctgggttgcccttaaattcaaaaagtgaacttgggcgtaaaaaggttggagactgACTTAGAGGAACCCGCTGCAGGGACCAGTCAACCCGGCAGCCTCCTCTACTCCTCGGCGTCTACGGCCGCAGGGGGCAGGCGAGGAATCGCCCGCGGTGGGGCCAGCAGCCGGTGTGACAGACATCTCCatcctgcgccccctgctggtgcaAGCCAGTCCTGCCTCATGCCGACTCCACCTCCCTTGCCCTGAGCTGGAGATGGTGCCACCAAACCACCCCCAAGGAGCCCCGCAGGCTAGTCATGGCTCCCAGAGATCCCAGCGCTGACTGGGGGGCGAGGCCAGAGACTGGGGGGAAGCAGCCCAGAGATGGCAAAGAGCAAACTCCAGAAGCGGCTTGGAGGGCCGGAACCGGGGGCTGGGACGGCCCCAGGAGCGTGGCCTGAACACAGCTGGGGTCaggtgggccaggccagggcaGCTGAACGGCTACGTTACAGGTGACTTGGAAGGAAATCCCCAGCCCCCCCGAGGGTCTCCGCTCCTATCGCCCCAGGGGCAAGCGCCAGGGCCCCCCAGCAGAGACTCAGCCTGCgccggcactcacactgcccaggccgAAGTCGCCCAGCGGCTGGCCGAGCTGCTGCTGTAGTGAGGAATTATGCTGGTACTGCGAGAGGTACGGCCGCTGCGTGGGCGCGCTGTGCTGCTGGGACGGCTGCTGCCGGGCCGGCTGCGGCTGGTGCTGGTGCTGCATAGGCTGGTGCTGGGGCTTCTGAGTttgctgcagaggcggctgggattGCATGAGCAGGCCGGGCTGGTTGTAGGGGTATGGCGGGAGCCTCTGGTCGGCTGGCAGCTTGCTGGTGTCCAGTGGCACGCCCTGCGAACACCCAGCACAGCAAGGGTTACAGCCACGCACCAAGCCTGGCAGGGATCTGGCCCAGGGGTCCCGCTCCTCCTGAACAGCTAGGCTATTGGTGAGACACCACCCGGCCCCCACCtctggggccagcccccggcccactCTCCTGTCGTTGAGCACCAGCGCCAGCTGCTTCAGGGACCATTCTGAGGGGAAGGAGCCTGTCTGTTCGAGGCCCAACCAGGCGGGGGCTGACCCGTCCCCTTGTTCTCTACCCTCCAACGGGACTGGCGATGTTCTCAAGGTCCTTGGCTACGTCTACCCCCTTATATCTTGGGACTCAATTAGAtcctgtggcagagagttccaccgGCTACTTGTGCAAATatgcccccctgcacccaacaGATACTCCAGGCTTTTCTCTGGCCAGCCGTCTGCATGCCGGGGGTCAGGGGAGGGAAATGCACCCGTTTCCCTCCCCCGCCTAGAAGCGCGTTCGCCTGGGGCATCAGCCCATCCTGgcgaggctggggggagggcgctcAGGAGAGGCAGAATTCAGAAAGCCTCGGCTAAGACCAATCTCCAGGTTCACAAGGACCGAGGTCCCTGGATCCCACCAGCCCCTGCAGAGATCCATGTGcgggggagacccccccccccttcctccaacccACTGCAGGGtgtttctgccccttccccagggcacGGGAGCCAGTGCTACTCCCCGGCGGGCAGCAGGGGGAGCCCGGTGCTGCCGAGCGGCCCCACGGCTCAGCTGGTTAATGGGGCGCAGTCCAGCAGACGCCCTGGGGAGAGCGAGCTGGCCCCCGTCTGCCTCGGGAGCAGCAGCCAGAGAAGCCTTCACGCCCAGCGCCACGTTGAATCTTCCACGTCCCGAGCAGCTGCGGCttccccaacacccagccctggcccagaGCACGCTCAGGCCCCCAGGGCTGCTTCCCTGCACAGCCTGGCCCAACGGGGGGGTGTTGGCTGGGCCCTGGGACCGAGACCCTCCAGACTGGCTCCCAGCTTGACTGGCTGCTTTCAAGTCAGCTGGAGACTACCTCCGGCCCCCGGGGCCAGCGGAGGAGCTGGGAGTCGGGACAGGACGgtcctgctcccagctccctggGCCGGTCGCTGCGTCTCTCTGGGCCTTGGTTCCCAGAGTGTGACCGGGGAGAACAaggcttcccttcccccaccctgcggcTTGTCTGTCGACCGCGGAccctctgtgcagcacccggcccAGCCCGAATACACACACAATCATCTCCGACTTCTCCGAGCGCCCCGTGGAGCAGGGACCCGCGAGGGGCCAGGGCAGCGCCGGGCGCCAGCTCCCCGCCCTACAGCTCCCAGCCTCCCACTGAGATGAGGATGGCAAAAACAGGACGACAGGAGGAACTGAAAGAGGACCGGGGTGACGATGGATCATGCATACCTGGGTGATGGAGGACAATGTGGGTGACATTGTTGGTGAGAACTGTTTGGGGTGCTGCCTTCTCGAGTCGCCGCCCATTGGGAGGGTGagggggctgagcggggcccTTCGGCGGGGCGACGTGTTTATGGACGCCTGCACCAGGGGGGAGTAGGAGGAGCCGCTAAAGCTGGCCTGCAGGCTGGGGTTGCTGGGCGAGGACTGCATGGACTGGCtgctgagggaggaggggagcgagggggtgctgagggaggaggggagcgaAGGGGtgctgagggaggaggggagcgaggagctgctctgggaggACTGCAGGGAGGGGTTGCTAAGGGAGGAATTCAGCGACTGGGGGCGCAGGGAGGCCTGCAGGTTGGGATTGCTAAGCGAGGACTGCAGGGCGGGGTTACTCAGGGAGCTCTGCATAGGTGAGGTAAGTCCTGTGGGGACAAAAAAAGAAGAGACACCACCGTTACCCATGGCAATCAGCGCGAGCGAGGCTCCGCCCCCTGggcgggatggagggggagggggagaccaaAACGATGGAGACggcaacagaaacaaacaaacccagcGATGGAATCGGATCATGGCCCGAGACCCCCTCCAGCGGGCGCCTGGCGCGAGGGACGGCTCCCTTCTGCAGGGCGAGCACCGGGGCCCCCGGGAGGGGGGCTCGGCTCTTCCCTGATACGACGCCCCAGCTCGTGTCCTGCCAACCCTGACGCTGAAATGACCTGAGAGGCTCTCGTGTGCCCAGACGCTGCAGGGGGAGGTGCCCAGCTCGGCCCAGGCCAGGCCATTCTCTGTCCCCACCTGGGACGGGGGCAAGGCAGGAGCTTGCTGGAGGTGCAGAATCACCAGACCCCGGTGCAGCTGCTCAGTAACACCCAgtccccccctgacctcccagcGCCAGCAGCCCCCTCCGAGCACATGCTCAGGGCCCCCTGGGCCTGCTTGTCCTCCAGCTCTGCTCCGCGGGGATCCGAGACACCCACCACCCTGGGCCAAACTCAGCCCCGGCTAAGTCCCATGGGCCGGGGCGGAGctatagagagaaagagagagagatacctatctcctagaactggaagggaccctgaaaggtcagcgagtccagccccctgccttcactagcaggaccaagtactgattttgccccagatccctaagtggccccctcaaggactgaactcacaaccctgggtttagcaggccaatgctcaaaccactgagctaggccCTGGGCGGCCTGGCTGACGTCCCATCCTCAGCACTGGGCTCTGAGGAGGAAGGAGCCCAGTACGAGTCCTACGCAGCCCTTGCCCGCACGGTCACAGGTCGACTCCTCTTCTgggcagcagcccggagccctcacctGCGGAGCCGTAGCCCGTCCCCAGGCCCATGCTGCTGCTGATGCCCAGGTGCGTCATGGTGTTGGCCAGGTTACCGGTGCTGCTCCCGCCGCTCAGGCTGGGGTAGTTCGACTCGTCGGGGTCCaggggggtgggcagtggggaggggaagtgcaggctggtgaggtctgggagggaaccGCCCGTGTTCAGGGCGGTGGGGATGAGCGGGACGTTGGCAGGCTGATCGGGGGATGGAAAGATACTGAAAGAAACAGAGAGACGCTGCTCAGCAAAGGCGACACTCCCGAGCGCCCAGAGTCAGAGAtgggggctgggcaccaggactcctgggttctgggccCAGCTGCGGGAGGAAGTGTGGCCTAGTGAGTGAACAGAGGACTGGGAGGCAGCACTCCTGGTTCTGTTCCCTGCTCCGCCATGGACTGActtctgtggctttgggcaagtccccATGCCTcagtccctccccccgccccgccccccctgtgAAAGGGAGACGACCTAGACATTCCCCCGAGGGGCTAAGCAATGCCCACAAGGTGCTAACAGTTATTATGGCAGCGTGACGCGCCCGGGCACAGCACTTACTGGATCCCGGGGACTTCGCAGGATCTGGGCCTGGCCGAGGACGACGAGAGCTGGGAAatcagagaggggaggggggtgagcctGGGCAGGGCATttacctcaccccaccccccgacCAGTGCGGGCGGCCGCAGTTTCTGGGCAGGAGAGAGGTAAACACACGTTGCAACACTCCAGGCGCCAGAGGCAGGAAGCCGGCGCCCACAGCACCAGCCAAGCTGAAACGTACGGGCACTGGGAGCAGCACggtcccactccccaccccaggacCTCCCGTCATGCAGGCCCACCCCTCACCACGTGGGGAGCCCTCCCACCACCACATACCCCACACCAGTACTGGGGCTCTCAAACCCACCAGGGCATCCCCCATCCCGCCACTGAGAGCAGCGCAGCCTCACCCCAGGACCCCCACACCCACCTTCTTGGTGTCCCAGGGCTTCAGTAAGTGCTTGTTGTCATCCAGGAAGTTCTCCTCGATGGGAGGCACTTGGAAAAGAAACACTGGCAAGGGGAGAAGGGCAGGGGTGAGCCTTGTGCAGAgggggccagcccagcccccggccccaccaAACCCCAGGGCGCTAGCGACTGGAAGTGTTGTTAAACGGTAGCCATGCCTGGCATTAACAGGGCAATGGGCCCGAGAGACTAcgggtcccagcatgcaatgctccatgtGGAGCCAAGCAGCCTCCCGATGAAGCAGTGCACACTGGGAACTGTAGTTCTGCCAGGCCTGCTGGCCCCTTAGGCTTTTGTGCTCCCAGGCaactccccttccctgccccggcaATGAAGCAGAATGTGCCACCCTCTCCgaagctcccagccctgcaggggccagAGCTGTCCCCCTTCCATGGGTTGGGATCAGACCCCGCTCCACGCCCCACTGTGACTGCCAGGCaaggtgggcagggatggggcattTACCTTTACTGTCCATGTCCCCGTCCAGAAAACCTGAAAGAGGGATGGGGCCACGGTTAGCTATGAGCAGGGGACCCATCGCGTGAGCCAACGCCCAGACACACCCCTGGGGAGAGAAGGCAGGAGACCCGACCAGCTGGGCACTGCGAGAGGCAGGGCACCAAGGAGCAGCGCTCGGACCAGCTGCCGCACGGGCGAGCCAGTGTGGACGGGAAGGTGAGGCCGACCGTCTGGGGTGACGCGGTGCAACAGGAAAGGGGGTGCTGAGCTAGACATGCCTATGGGGGGACGTGGTACAGCCGTTCTCGGACGAGGCTAGGAGATGGATCTGGCAGATACAACCCCGCCGGGAAGTCTGCGGCTTTCCTGGCATGTGGGAGCTAGCGACAAAGAGTATCCACCTGCCGCCAGGTTGGCGCCCCAGGGCACCGACCGTACCGGGCGGCCCGGCCATCAGAGCTGCCTCCTGGGCTACCACAGGACTCAGCCGGCCTGACACGGCCCAGGGTACAAAGcagtggctggaggctgggcaaggagggcaggtggggagcagggagaggcagggagccGCGACATGCACCTGCTGCAgtaggggagcagggctggggcgtTACTCACCGCTCCTGCGACTGGGAGGGGGGACGCCCTGCGAGGGGCCCAAGTACATGTCCTGCTGGCTGGGGTTCATCACACTCGTGTGAAGCGCCGAATCCGAATTTGTTCTAATGGCAAAAGATAAGGCCCCAGTCAGACCCCCCCTGGGCGGAGACAGGACCCAACAAggctggtgcatcctgggagGAGCGCgagctgccagcatgcccctcccgcccctcagCTGGGGGATCCACGCTCCCCTCCCTCCGGCTGGGGGATCCACGCTCCCCTCCCTGCACGCGCTCAGCAGGAAGGTGCCAAAAGCCGCCTCCTGCTTCTCGAGGCTCGCCGGGCCGTTCTCAGGAGAGCAGGCTGGTGGGATGACGGGGACCCTCGGAGCTCAGACCGCGCAGGGATCCCCGAGGGAGGAGACCCCCACTGGGACAGCGACCGGGGACGGGACAGCACAGGGCAGGAGGCTGTTTTCAGTGAATCACAACGGAAACCCTGGGGAACAGCCCTGGGGGAACCCTTCCCAAGCCAGCAGCTGCCCCGGCCCAGCTAAGCTTTAAGGAAGCTCTAGGATACCCCAATGTTCTGCTCGCTGTCCCTTGGGGGCAAGGCCAGGCGGGGGAGCTgtgagctggagcaggaggtGACGGCTGGTTTCTAGAGGCAGCTGTCAAGTCCCCACCGAAGGACCCAGCCCCTTCCTCAGGACATTCCTGTGTCTGCCGTACCGggtctgctccagcccagaggtggctgcgagGCGAAGGATCTGTTGGGGGAGGCGCTGTGCACACACAGACTCAGCCTGAGGCCACCCCAGCCCGGGCACGGCAGGGCCTAGGCCCTGGAGCCACTTTTCCTGGGCTGGCACAAAGCATGTGCTGCAGCGAAGGGGCTCCCTGAGGCCCCAGGGAGACACGTGCATTGTCTTCCTAATGAGTcgggctggggcacggggagggggcagggcaggctacTCCAGCTAACGACACACAAGGGGGAGATTGTTCAGCTGAGGGGCCTAGCCTGCTCCCAGGCAGGAAAttctctctcccgccccccacagccccccacggGCCCAGCCTCCGCACTAACGAAACCCCACGGTGGGCGAGACGTCAGCGCTGAGCCCCACGGCGACGCCCCGGGAGCATGAATGGGGACGTTGTCCTTGCTCCCGGCACACGGTTCGCGCCGAGGGGCCGAGGCTGAGCACGGTGCGTGCCGGGAGGGGAGCCGGCCGCTGCGCCTGGGCACTGAGCCAGTCCCGCAAGCGGGGCCACAGGACAGGGCGGCTGGGCCTGCCTGCTCTTACACCCGCTGCTCCTTCAGTCcccccttcacttcctgtcctaaacagcCCCCTGGCACCAGcagagcccaggggtggggggctgtccaGCACCTTGGGACCCATTTGGGGGAAGGCCCCTGTAGAACAGCAGCTAATCCTTACCCCCACCCATCTCCCAGGCAGCAGCCAGCAAACAGcgcctcctgcagccccccaacAATGGCTAGGaaagcagtggctggagccctccCTGCTGGGACATCAGGGCATCTGCACCAAGCTGGGGAGGGGCAAGGCCTGATCAGCCAGGGGCAGATCACCTGGAGCAGATGGGGGGGCACGAAGGGCAGACCAGGTTGGGGGGGGCACAGATCagcctggagctgggggggggggcacagatcAGCCTggagcagatggggggggggcatgaaggGCAGACCAGGTGGGTGCAGAGGGCACAGATCAGCCTGgagcgggggggcgggagggggcgggcagggcaggggccgaTCAGCTGGGGGCAGGCCAGGGCGGGCTGCCTTCAGCTCTTGCTGCCTGTGCCAAACTCCCCTTCTGGCCGGTGGCTGTTTCCTTCTCCCCGGCCCCTGGGGCGCCCAAGGCCACTGGCTGGCCCGTTCCCCCACCCAGGGCCCggtgggaaggtgggggaggCAGCTGCCCAAGGCCAGCCCGCCCGACACTTGCAGGATTCCAGCCGCTGCGCAAGGCCACCTGGAGCTGCAGCCTCCTCCCGGCTCCCCCGGCAGAGCTCgcgcccagccagccaggcactgGCAGGAGGAGCGGGGCCTCGGCCCCCAGTTCCCCCCAGGCCCAGTCACCAGCCCGCAGGGGAGCGGAGCTCTGCCAGGCGTGAGGGTGCAGAGGGCAGCTCGCTCGCGGACGGgctgcagccggggccggggcctggcagTGCTACAGCCCGTTACTCcgtgggggctgggcagtgctgcCTGTCAAGCGTTTCATAACTGCAACCCTTGGCAGGCCGGGCCCGAGCCGGCATTGCCACCTGCTCAGGACACGGGATGCCCGGCAGGGGAGTTTAACGGCCCTGAACCTGCTGTAACAGGACCAGCTGGGGGCCGCTGGCCAGCTGCTGATCGCCCCCTTCCGCCCACGGCCAGCAAGAACCCTCTTCTCCTGCCGAGGGGGCTGGGTTTTCCTGGGCAGTTCAGTGGGCTGCACCCCAGGacatggccccagccccctccctgctgacactgccaccagggggcactgggggctgtTTGAGAGGTCTGGGGAGGCTGGGCCCTGCCTTGCCCCCCCGATTCATTTCTCCTAAGCCCATGAATAGGATCTGGACTAGAGGAGCTAGCaaaggctcccccctccccccccatcccctctcagCGGCATGGCCAGCCGGACCTGGCTAGGGCACTGCGTGGGCCAACCCATCactcctggggcagagctgccgggctttgtgctgctccaggcGCAGCGTGCCCGCCCTCCCATGCACAACAGGTTCGTGCCCTGCTCCGAGGGGAGAAAGACGAGGGACACGTGAGCCCTGTTACTAGCTAGCTCAGTGTCTTTAGAGCGGCACAGCTGGGGCACAAACCCGGCAGCATCTCACGGAGGGCACTGCCCTGAGCCCAGAGAGCCGTTCGCGAGCCTCCCGCTCCCTTGGCCAGACACCTGGCACAACGCCCCGCCACTGGCCCCTCAGCGGGCTACCGACCCCACCGTGATCCCTGACAGCCAGGTGGGGCGGCCACGTGAACCCGAGAACCAAGCTCTGAAGGGCAATGGGGccctgggccaaatcctcagctggtgtaaatcagtgcagcccCACGGAGCCGCCCCAGCCTGAGCATCCCAGTCACCCATCGGGGGTCAGGACCTCAAGAGCCCCCCAACCCAACCGGACACTGGCCAGCGGGCTGCGGCGTCAGCCGGCTCAgccacagagagggagagagagagaacggaaTCAAAAACCATTCACCTGTTGAGAGCCGACGGCAGCCTAAACAAGTGTCCTTTCTCCATGGGAAAGTTACCCCAGGGCATGGTCCTTTGTAACGAAAAACAGCAGGTTACTttgaggggcagggaatgggcccCGGACCCCACCCGGGCAGCGGGGAGGGGTTAGTAACGCAGGTGGGCAGCAGGCAGCCTGGAGCTCCGGGGCCCGGATGGGAGGACATGGCCAGGGGGCACAGCTGACCTAAGGGTGCCCCACGGCAGCCTCCTCTCAGACACACCCAAACAAGGCAGCGCCTGCCCTCCCAGGCCCAGGGCACCCCGGCCAGGAAAGCTGCTGCAGCCTTGGGCCTATTCCAAGGACCACAGCAGCTCCCGTTCAGAAGAGAGGGAGCCTGAAACCGCTCCATGCAAAGCTGCCAAAGGGCCCCAAGCGTCAGTcccgtggggctgggggcggcggCTGGACGCCTTCCTTGGGCAGGTGGCCCACTCTCCCCCGGGCAGCGCCAAGGTCTCTGCAAAGCATGGACAGTGCCCTGCCCCCGGAGCGTCCCCTGGTCCCACATGGGGGCGCTaaggggtctcccctgggctgCCCAGAACCCACCACCTCCGGGCAGTAGCAGCAGAAGGGACCTTGgccgggggaaggggcggtgccACACCACGGCCAGCTACACTGAAcctggcctgggagccaggggctcCTGTGTCCTGCCAATCCCGGGGGGAGCCAGAGGCTGcctgggaagggggggctggTGCTGAGGGAGGCGCAC
Above is a window of Chrysemys picta bellii isolate R12L10 chromosome 20, ASM1138683v2, whole genome shotgun sequence DNA encoding:
- the CRTC2 gene encoding CREB-regulated transcription coactivator 2 isoform X4 codes for the protein MAASGSGAGPGPGSSAGAGASNPRKFSEKIALQKQRQAEETAAFEEVMMEIGSTRLQAQKLRLAHSRGPYYSGSLPNVNQIGSGVSEFQGPLHSPLDSARSTRHHGLVERVQRDPRRMVSPLRRYVRHVDNSPYSPAYLSPPPEPSWRRTNSDSALHTSVMNPSQQDMYLGPSQGVPPPSRRSGFLDGDMDSKVFLFQVPPIEENFLDDNKHLLKPWDTKKLSSSSARPRSCEVPGIHIFPSPDQPANVPLIPTALNTGGSLPDLTSLHFPSPLPTPLDPDESNYPSLSGGSSTGNLANTMTHLGISSSMGLGTGYGSAGLTSPMQSSLSNPALQSSLSNPNLQASLRPQSLNSSLSNPSLQSSQSSSSLPSSLSTPSLPSSLSTPSLPSSLSSQSMQSSPSNPSLQASFSGSSYSPLVQASINTSPRRRAPLSPLTLPMGGDSRRQHPKQFSPTMSPTLSSITQGVPLDTSKLPADQRLPPYPYNQPGLLMQSQPPLQQTQKPQHQPMQHQHQPQPARQQPSQQHSAPTQRPYLSQYQHNSSLQQQLGQPLGDFGLGSLEQFSMGESPPGSFPLNHNTFPDDLGALNYHSAESLGFSASGSSFHDPHLLSRQNLSNCSRHGPIPNIVLTGDSPPGISKEIASALAGVPGFEVDTSLGLEEDLKIEPLTLDGLSMLSDPYALLTDPAVEDSFRTDRLQ
- the CRTC2 gene encoding CREB-regulated transcription coactivator 2 isoform X3, translating into MAASGSGAGPGPGSSAGAGASNPRKFSEKIALQKQRQAEETAAFEEVMMEIGSTRLQAQKLRLAHSRGPYYSGSLPNVNQIGSGVSEFQGPLHSPLDSARSTRHHGLVERVQRDPRRMVSPLRRYVRHVDNSPYSPAYLSPPPEPSWRRTMPWGNFPMEKGHLFRLPSALNRTNSDSALHTSVMNPSQQDMYLGPSQGVPPPSRRSGFLDGDMDSKVFLFQVPPIEENFLDDNKHLLKPWDTKKLSSSSARPRSCEVPGIHIFPSPDQPANVPLIPTALNTGGSLPDLTSLHFPSPLPTPLDPDESNYPSLSGGSSTGNLANTMTHLGISSSMGLGTGYGSAGLTSPMQSSLSNPALQSSLSNPNLQASLRPQSLNSSLSNPSLQSSQSSSSLPSSLSTPSLPSSLSTPSLPSSLSSQSMQSSPSNPSLQASFSGSSYSPLVQASINTSPRRRAPLSPLTLPMGGDSRRQHPKQFSPTMSPTLSSITQGVPLDTSKLPADQRLPPYPYNQPGLLMQSQPPLQQTQKPQHQPMQHQHQPQPARQQPSQQHSAPTQRPYLSQYQHNSSLQQQLGQPLGDFGLGSLEQFSMGESPPGSFPLNHNTFPDDLGALNYHSAESLGFSASGSSFHDPHLLSRQNLSNCSRHGPIPNIVLTGDSPPGISKEIASALAGVPGFEVDTSLGLEEDLKIEPLTLDGLSMLSDPYALLTDPAVEDSFRTDRLQ
- the CRTC2 gene encoding CREB-regulated transcription coactivator 2 isoform X1, coding for MAASGSGAGPGPGSSAGAGASNPRKFSEKIALQKQRQAEETAAFEEVMMEIGSTRLQAQKLRLAHSRGPYYSGSLPNVNQIGSGVSEFQGPLHSPLDSARSTRHHGLVERVQRDPRRMVSPLRRYVRHVDNSPYSPAYLSPPPEPSWRRTMPWGNFPMEKGHLFRLPSALNRTNSDSALHTSVMNPSQQDMYLGPSQGVPPPSRRSGFLDGDMDSKVFLFQVPPIEENFLDDNKHLLKPWDTKKKLRPPALVGGWGEVNALPRLTPLPSLISQLSSSSARPRSCEVPGIHIFPSPDQPANVPLIPTALNTGGSLPDLTSLHFPSPLPTPLDPDESNYPSLSGGSSTGNLANTMTHLGISSSMGLGTGYGSAGLTSPMQSSLSNPALQSSLSNPNLQASLRPQSLNSSLSNPSLQSSQSSSSLPSSLSTPSLPSSLSTPSLPSSLSSQSMQSSPSNPSLQASFSGSSYSPLVQASINTSPRRRAPLSPLTLPMGGDSRRQHPKQFSPTMSPTLSSITQGVPLDTSKLPADQRLPPYPYNQPGLLMQSQPPLQQTQKPQHQPMQHQHQPQPARQQPSQQHSAPTQRPYLSQYQHNSSLQQQLGQPLGDFGLGSLEQFSMGESPPGSFPLNHNTFPDDLGALNYHSAESLGFSASGSSFHDPHLLSRQNLSNCSRHGPIPNIVLTGDSPPGISKEIASALAGVPGFEVDTSLGLEEDLKIEPLTLDGLSMLSDPYALLTDPAVEDSFRTDRLQ
- the CRTC2 gene encoding CREB-regulated transcription coactivator 2 isoform X2, with product MAASGSGAGPGPGSSAGAGASNPRKFSEKIALQKQRQAEETAAFEEVMMEIGSTRLQAQKLRLAHSRGPYYSGSLPNVNQIGSGVSEFQGPLHSPLDSARSTRHHGLVERVQRDPRRMVSPLRRYVRHVDNSPYSPAYLSPPPEPSWRRTNSDSALHTSVMNPSQQDMYLGPSQGVPPPSRRSGFLDGDMDSKVFLFQVPPIEENFLDDNKHLLKPWDTKKKLRPPALVGGWGEVNALPRLTPLPSLISQLSSSSARPRSCEVPGIHIFPSPDQPANVPLIPTALNTGGSLPDLTSLHFPSPLPTPLDPDESNYPSLSGGSSTGNLANTMTHLGISSSMGLGTGYGSAGLTSPMQSSLSNPALQSSLSNPNLQASLRPQSLNSSLSNPSLQSSQSSSSLPSSLSTPSLPSSLSTPSLPSSLSSQSMQSSPSNPSLQASFSGSSYSPLVQASINTSPRRRAPLSPLTLPMGGDSRRQHPKQFSPTMSPTLSSITQGVPLDTSKLPADQRLPPYPYNQPGLLMQSQPPLQQTQKPQHQPMQHQHQPQPARQQPSQQHSAPTQRPYLSQYQHNSSLQQQLGQPLGDFGLGSLEQFSMGESPPGSFPLNHNTFPDDLGALNYHSAESLGFSASGSSFHDPHLLSRQNLSNCSRHGPIPNIVLTGDSPPGISKEIASALAGVPGFEVDTSLGLEEDLKIEPLTLDGLSMLSDPYALLTDPAVEDSFRTDRLQ